The Saccopteryx leptura isolate mSacLep1 chromosome 2, mSacLep1_pri_phased_curated, whole genome shotgun sequence genome has a window encoding:
- the IL12A gene encoding interleukin-12 subunit alpha, with protein sequence MRTPHNLLLLATLVLLHHLSLARNLPTATADRGMFQCLSRSQNLLRAISETLQKVSKTLEFYSCTSEEIDHEDITKDKTSTVEACLPQELTTNENCLGSKEISFITNGSCLVSGKASFMMTLCFSSIYEDLKMYQEEFKAMNAKLLMDPKRQIILNQNMLAAIDELMQALNFNSETVPPRPAIGDLDFYKTKVKLCILLQAFRIRAVTIDRMMSYLSSS encoded by the exons ATGCGTACCCCGCACA ACCTCCTCCTTCTGGCCACCCTGGTCCTCCTACACCATCTCAGTTTGGCCAGGAACCTTCCCACagccacagcagaccgaggaatGTTCCAGTGCCTCAGCCGCTCCCAGAACCTGCTGAGGGCCATCAGCGAAACGCTTCAGAAG GTCAGCAAGACTCTAGAATTTTACTCCTGCACTTCTGAAGAGATCGATCATGAAGATATCACAAAAGATAAAACCAGCACAGTAGAGGCCTGTTTACCACAGGAATTAACCACG AATGAGAATTGTCTGGGTTCCAAAGAGATCTCTTTCATAACT aatggGAGTTGCCTGGTTTCCGGTAAGGCCTCTTTTATGATG ACCCTGTGCTTTAGTAGTATCTATGAGGACTTGAAGATGTACCAGGAGGAGTTTAAGGCCATGAATGCAAAACTTTTGATGGATCCTAAGAGGCAAATCATTCTGAATCAAAACATGCTGGCAGCTATTGATGAGCTGATGCAG GCACTGAATTTCAACAGTGAGACTGTGCCACCAAGACCTGCCATTGGAGACCTGGATTTTTATAAGACGAAAGTCAAGCTCTGCATCCTTCTTCAAGCTTTCAGAATTCGTGCAGTGACTATCGACAGGATGATGAGCTACCTGAGTTCCTCCTAA